In Qipengyuania psychrotolerans, one DNA window encodes the following:
- the tatA gene encoding twin-arginine translocase TatA/TatE family subunit gives MSLGPWQLIIIALVILVLFGRGRISEMMGDFGKGIKSFKQGMNEDDAAPSKQLEHEAKPASEGLTEDQVKSNSEPK, from the coding sequence ATGTCGCTCGGCCCCTGGCAGCTCATTATCATCGCACTCGTTATCCTCGTCCTGTTCGGGCGGGGCCGCATTTCCGAAATGATGGGTGATTTCGGCAAGGGGATAAAAAGCTTCAAGCAAGGCATGAACGAAGACGATGCAGCTCCGTCCAAGCAGTTGGAGCACGAAGCGAAACCGGCGAGCGAAGGCCTGACCGAAGACCAGGTCAAGTCGAACTCCGAACCCAAGTAA
- a CDS encoding segregation and condensation protein A: MNDGLLFTDPSQETEDWDGVAAEKSADEGSLYLELDGWEGPLDLLLDLARRQKVDLREISILSLVEQYLDYIETAEALKLELAADYLVMAAWLAYLKSAMLLPKEEQEDPSPEELALKLQLRLQRLGAMRDAAARLMGGDRIGRDVFLRGSPEGLDIVRKTKWNCDQYALIEAYGRVKARTAPAVHMVRERPVMTLDSALERVSHMLGVTLEWMEIRDFLPPHAEPRLRRSALASSFVAALELARRGRAEIAQEDTFGPLRLRRIT; this comes from the coding sequence GTGAACGACGGCCTGCTGTTCACTGATCCTTCGCAAGAGACCGAGGACTGGGACGGTGTTGCCGCCGAAAAATCTGCCGATGAAGGCTCCCTCTATCTGGAGCTTGATGGCTGGGAAGGTCCGCTCGACCTCTTGCTTGACCTTGCGCGCCGACAGAAGGTGGACCTGCGCGAGATATCGATCCTGTCACTGGTTGAACAATACCTCGATTACATCGAGACTGCCGAAGCGCTTAAGCTGGAACTGGCCGCCGATTATCTCGTGATGGCGGCATGGCTGGCTTATTTGAAATCGGCGATGCTCCTGCCCAAGGAAGAGCAGGAAGATCCCAGCCCCGAAGAGCTCGCGCTGAAGCTGCAATTGCGTTTGCAACGCCTCGGCGCGATGCGCGATGCGGCGGCGCGGCTGATGGGCGGCGACCGGATAGGCAGAGATGTTTTCCTGCGCGGATCACCCGAAGGCCTGGACATCGTTCGCAAGACGAAATGGAACTGTGACCAGTATGCGCTGATCGAGGCTTATGGCCGGGTCAAGGCGCGCACCGCGCCTGCGGTCCATATGGTCCGTGAGCGGCCGGTCATGACGCTCGATTCCGCGCTGGAGCGGGTGTCCCATATGCTCGGCGTTACGCTGGAGTGGATGGAAATCCGCGATTTCCTCCCGCCCCATGCCGAACCGAGACTGCGCCGATCAGCTTTGGCCTCCAGCTTCGTCGCCGCGCTGGAACTGGCACGCCGGGGCCGGGCAGAGATTGCGCAGGAAGATACGTTTGGTCCCTTGCGGTTGAGGCGCATCACATGA
- a CDS encoding amidohydrolase, with protein sequence MKTKIIAALLASALAVPAYADVLVDNVAGITMDEDGKVKRFEALVIDDEGRIAQVIGRGEDRPQTDYREDAEGRVMLPGMIDAHVHVMGVGFGALTLDLSDTNSLEEALDKIRSFAAENESRPWILGRGWNQEKWGLGRFPTAAELDSAVADRPVYLSRVDGHAGWANSLALQAAGITASSKSPSGGRIEKLPGSNEPSGVFVDAAEELMTKAIPAPRPNERDLALAEAQKVFHKYGITAVADMGTSIEDWQSFRRAGDMGALNLRIMSYAAGADQMTLIAGANPSPWLYDDKLRMNGVKLYLDGALGSRGAWLKRPYADDPGNTGLALMAPAQLRNTLVRAAQGGFQPAVHAIGTAANAEVLNAIGEIAESYGGDRRWRIEHAQIIDPADLPKLGKNGIIASMQPLHQTSDRTMAEARLGMDRLGGAYAWNTVIQQGGKLAFGSDAPVEPADVFAGYAAAITRMDANGEPFGGWLPAERVNREQALAGFTSDAAYAGFAEGRFGRLLPGERADFILVDRDPLLATPDEIRATRVFETWVGGRKVYEAD encoded by the coding sequence ATGAAAACCAAGATTATCGCCGCCTTGCTCGCTTCTGCGCTCGCTGTGCCAGCCTATGCCGATGTGCTGGTCGACAATGTGGCCGGGATCACGATGGATGAAGATGGCAAGGTCAAACGCTTCGAAGCGCTGGTGATCGATGACGAAGGCCGCATCGCGCAAGTGATTGGGCGCGGAGAGGACCGTCCGCAGACTGATTACCGCGAAGATGCCGAAGGCCGGGTCATGCTGCCCGGAATGATTGATGCCCACGTCCATGTGATGGGCGTAGGCTTTGGCGCGCTTACACTTGATCTGTCAGACACGAATTCGCTTGAAGAAGCTCTCGACAAGATCCGTAGCTTCGCGGCTGAAAATGAATCGCGTCCATGGATCCTTGGCCGCGGCTGGAATCAGGAAAAGTGGGGTCTTGGCCGCTTCCCGACAGCCGCTGAACTGGACAGCGCTGTTGCCGACCGCCCTGTTTACCTCTCGCGGGTCGATGGCCATGCTGGCTGGGCGAACAGCCTGGCGCTCCAGGCGGCTGGCATCACCGCGTCGTCGAAGTCCCCTTCTGGTGGGCGGATCGAGAAGCTGCCGGGTTCGAACGAGCCATCGGGCGTCTTCGTGGACGCGGCCGAGGAACTGATGACCAAGGCCATTCCCGCCCCGCGCCCGAACGAGCGCGATCTGGCATTGGCCGAGGCGCAGAAGGTCTTTCACAAGTACGGGATCACCGCCGTTGCCGATATGGGCACCAGCATAGAGGATTGGCAGTCATTCCGCCGCGCTGGCGACATGGGCGCCCTGAACCTGCGGATCATGTCATATGCCGCAGGGGCGGATCAGATGACGCTGATCGCAGGAGCAAATCCCTCGCCGTGGCTGTATGACGACAAGCTGCGCATGAACGGCGTGAAGCTTTACCTCGACGGCGCATTGGGTAGCCGCGGCGCCTGGCTCAAGCGGCCCTATGCCGACGATCCCGGCAACACGGGCCTGGCGTTGATGGCACCGGCCCAGCTGCGCAACACCCTTGTCCGCGCAGCGCAAGGCGGCTTCCAGCCAGCTGTCCACGCCATCGGTACGGCTGCCAATGCAGAAGTCTTGAATGCCATTGGCGAGATCGCGGAAAGTTACGGCGGCGATCGCCGCTGGCGCATCGAGCATGCGCAAATCATTGATCCTGCGGACCTGCCAAAATTAGGCAAGAATGGCATCATCGCTTCGATGCAGCCGCTCCACCAGACCTCTGACCGCACCATGGCAGAAGCGCGGCTGGGGATGGACCGTCTTGGCGGTGCCTATGCATGGAATACGGTTATCCAGCAGGGCGGCAAGCTGGCTTTCGGTTCAGACGCACCAGTCGAGCCGGCTGACGTCTTCGCCGGATATGCAGCAGCCATTACCCGGATGGACGCCAACGGCGAGCCCTTTGGCGGCTGGCTTCCTGCTGAACGGGTGAACCGCGAACAAGCCCTCGCCGGTTTCACGTCCGATGCCGCATATGCGGGATTTGCAGAAGGGAGGTTCGGACGCCTGTTACCGGGTGAACGCGCCGACTTCATCCTCGTCGACCGTGATCCGTTGCTGGCTACACCCGACGAAATTCGCGCGACGCGGGTTTTCGAAACCTGGGTGGGTGGCCGGAAGGTTTACGAAGCCGACTGA
- the tatC gene encoding twin-arginine translocase subunit TatC — protein MALEIKDIDESQAPLLDHLIELRSRLVRCVAALMVAFAGCLYFADQILGFLIQPLKKAFPNGQGQLIFTKLYEVFFVELKVALFAGFCISFPFIANQLWAFVAPGLYAREKKAFLPFLLATPFLFISGAALAYYVVMPTAFEWFLGFEGEAGGLQINALPTANEYLGLVMQFILAFGMSFLLPVLLLLLHRAGIVTRMQLVSARRYVIVLVVALAAIITPPDPGSQLLLAIPLILLFEGSLLLMRLFDRKAAKEKPAEATTEADTEHPTDQSAS, from the coding sequence ATGGCGCTCGAAATCAAGGACATCGATGAAAGCCAGGCGCCGCTGCTTGATCACCTGATCGAGCTGCGTTCACGCCTCGTGCGCTGTGTGGCAGCGCTGATGGTGGCTTTTGCGGGGTGCCTTTATTTCGCCGATCAAATTCTCGGCTTCCTGATCCAGCCGCTCAAGAAGGCGTTTCCCAACGGCCAGGGCCAGCTCATTTTCACCAAGCTCTACGAAGTGTTCTTCGTCGAGTTGAAAGTGGCGCTGTTTGCCGGCTTTTGTATCTCGTTCCCGTTTATCGCGAACCAGCTTTGGGCGTTCGTGGCGCCTGGCCTTTATGCGCGCGAGAAGAAGGCGTTCCTGCCCTTCTTGCTGGCGACACCGTTCCTGTTCATAAGCGGCGCGGCGCTGGCCTACTATGTCGTCATGCCAACCGCGTTCGAGTGGTTCCTGGGCTTTGAAGGCGAGGCGGGGGGCCTGCAGATTAACGCACTGCCGACGGCCAACGAATACCTCGGCCTCGTGATGCAGTTCATTCTGGCATTCGGGATGAGTTTCCTGCTGCCAGTCTTGCTCCTGCTGCTTCACCGTGCGGGGATAGTGACGAGGATGCAGCTGGTCAGCGCGCGTCGCTATGTGATTGTGCTGGTGGTGGCTCTGGCAGCGATTATCACGCCGCCAGACCCCGGATCGCAGCTGTTACTCGCTATTCCGCTCATTCTGCTGTTCGAAGGATCGCTGCTGCTGATGCGTCTATTCGACAGGAAAGCTGCCAAGGAAAAGCCAGCTGAAGCCACAACGGAAGCTGATACTGAGCACCCTACCGATCAGTCGGCTTCGTAA
- a CDS encoding SPOR domain-containing protein — translation MASGTYDQNGNWDEGEDLELLDSDERLPWLEADDDEEDEAGFATSRIVLLGILSLVLVGALVAGAWYFLGGSADEPPADGSLIAAPTEPYKTRPDDPGGKTYAGTGDTSFAVGEGQTREGKLADKPEQNAGATGPSIASTLNDDGSEAAEPAAPAPAPQALSGVAVQVGAFPTRADAQDAWAGLMRQTEALNGVSHRVVEAKVDIGTVYRLQAVTGDRASAIRLCNALKTDGLPCFVK, via the coding sequence ATGGCTTCCGGTACCTACGATCAGAACGGCAACTGGGACGAGGGCGAAGATCTCGAGCTGCTCGACAGCGACGAGCGCCTGCCCTGGCTCGAAGCCGATGACGACGAGGAAGACGAGGCGGGCTTCGCTACGTCGCGCATAGTCCTGCTGGGCATCCTCTCGCTGGTACTGGTCGGCGCGCTCGTCGCGGGCGCATGGTATTTCCTTGGCGGCAGCGCGGACGAACCACCAGCTGACGGTAGCCTGATTGCAGCGCCCACCGAACCCTATAAAACCCGTCCGGACGATCCCGGCGGCAAGACCTATGCCGGGACCGGCGATACCAGCTTCGCGGTCGGCGAAGGCCAGACGCGCGAAGGGAAACTGGCGGATAAGCCGGAGCAGAACGCTGGGGCTACCGGGCCGTCCATCGCGAGCACCCTCAATGACGACGGTTCCGAGGCTGCCGAGCCGGCCGCCCCCGCTCCCGCTCCGCAGGCACTAAGCGGTGTCGCAGTGCAGGTTGGGGCTTTTCCCACCCGTGCAGATGCGCAGGATGCCTGGGCTGGCTTGATGCGGCAAACGGAGGCCTTGAACGGCGTAAGCCACCGGGTGGTGGAGGCGAAAGTCGATATTGGCACGGTGTATCGTCTTCAGGCTGTCACCGGTGACCGGGCATCTGCCATTCGGCTTTGCAACGCGCTGAAAACCGACGGACTGCCCTGTTTCGTCAAATAA
- the tatB gene encoding Sec-independent protein translocase protein TatB yields MFDIGAAELLLVVIVAILVIGPKDMPRAMRTAGRWIGKMRRMSSHFRSGIDEMVRQAEIEDMEKKWADRNSEIMAKYPTGSEPAGGAPEGLLDGEMQPLASAGEVPDADAAAEAAIKRAAPKKAPEHGGAADDEPGLPLGDQPPAPPPPVKGEG; encoded by the coding sequence ATGTTCGATATCGGCGCTGCCGAACTCTTGCTGGTCGTCATTGTGGCGATACTGGTGATCGGCCCGAAGGATATGCCGCGCGCGATGCGCACGGCTGGCAGATGGATCGGCAAGATGCGCCGTATGTCCTCGCATTTCCGTTCAGGAATCGACGAAATGGTCCGGCAGGCCGAGATCGAGGACATGGAAAAGAAGTGGGCCGACCGTAACTCTGAAATCATGGCCAAGTATCCTACCGGCTCCGAACCGGCAGGCGGCGCGCCCGAGGGCCTGCTGGATGGCGAAATGCAGCCGCTTGCGTCTGCTGGCGAAGTTCCCGATGCCGATGCGGCCGCCGAAGCAGCTATCAAACGCGCTGCGCCGAAGAAGGCGCCGGAGCATGGCGGTGCGGCCGATGATGAACCCGGTCTCCCGCTTGGCGATCAACCGCCAGCGCCTCCTCCTCCTGTGAAGGGCGAGGGCTGA
- the nagZ gene encoding beta-N-acetylhexosaminidase, with amino-acid sequence MLPAIFGIAGLELSPDERAFFKDADPAGYILFARNCENREQLRRLTDDLRSIHGRDRLIVSIDQEGGRVARLKPPEWPAYPAGEVFAHLFDIAPACAIEAARNNAEAMARELALVGISVDFHAPFDVRRPETDDVIGDRALGTDELQVAALGRAILDGMGHAGVVGCLKHMPGHGRATVDSHKQLPRVDASDEELQVDIDPFRTLAAHPLGMTAHIVFSAWDDQRPATMSPTVIEKIIRGRIGFDGLLLTDDIDMQALDGTIAERCEKALAAGCDIALNCWAKQDDQIAIASSLGPMSAKTAERLDRVHALMGDPADTADTAELLAKRDALLALAGEAA; translated from the coding sequence ATGTTACCTGCAATCTTCGGCATCGCCGGACTAGAGTTGTCGCCGGACGAACGCGCCTTCTTCAAGGACGCGGACCCTGCGGGCTATATCCTGTTCGCTCGCAACTGTGAAAACCGCGAACAGCTGCGCCGGCTGACCGATGATTTGCGCAGCATTCATGGACGTGACCGGCTGATCGTCTCGATCGATCAGGAGGGCGGGCGCGTGGCGCGCCTCAAGCCGCCCGAATGGCCGGCATATCCTGCCGGCGAAGTGTTCGCGCATCTGTTCGACATTGCTCCGGCCTGTGCGATCGAAGCAGCGCGAAACAATGCCGAAGCGATGGCTCGCGAACTCGCGCTGGTCGGCATCAGCGTCGATTTTCATGCCCCCTTCGACGTGCGCCGCCCTGAAACGGACGATGTGATCGGAGACCGCGCGCTGGGCACCGACGAACTGCAGGTTGCGGCGCTGGGCCGCGCCATCCTCGACGGGATGGGCCATGCCGGCGTCGTTGGCTGCCTCAAGCATATGCCTGGGCACGGGCGCGCAACGGTCGACAGTCACAAGCAATTGCCCCGCGTCGATGCGAGCGACGAAGAATTGCAAGTCGACATCGACCCGTTTCGCACCTTGGCCGCCCACCCGCTGGGCATGACCGCGCATATTGTCTTCTCGGCATGGGATGATCAGCGGCCTGCCACGATGTCACCCACAGTGATTGAAAAGATCATTCGCGGGCGAATCGGTTTTGACGGTCTGTTGCTGACGGACGACATCGATATGCAGGCGCTCGACGGCACTATTGCCGAACGGTGCGAGAAAGCCTTGGCCGCTGGCTGCGACATTGCGCTGAATTGCTGGGCCAAGCAAGACGATCAGATCGCCATCGCGAGCAGTCTTGGCCCCATGTCCGCCAAGACCGCAGAGCGTCTTGACCGTGTCCACGCCTTGATGGGCGATCCCGCAGACACAGCGGACACTGCCGAACTCTTGGCCAAGCGTGATGCATTGCTCGCACTGGCCGGGGAGGCCGCGTGA
- the scpB gene encoding SMC-Scp complex subunit ScpB encodes MTDLERAIEAALFAAEEPMTVEALAGFLGDAAVADVREALKELAQTYSERGVHLVERAKRWHFETAPDLAHLLRKEKEQVRRLSRAATEVLAIIAYHEPVSRAEIESIRGVQTSGGTLDVLLEAGWVKIAGRREVPGRPTIYATTPDFLDHFGLGSRRDLPGISELRATGLLDPVEDAYEELMGPDEEQSEPQDAA; translated from the coding sequence ATGACCGATCTGGAACGCGCTATCGAAGCGGCACTGTTTGCAGCGGAAGAGCCGATGACTGTCGAAGCGCTGGCGGGATTTCTGGGCGATGCCGCGGTCGCCGACGTCCGAGAGGCGCTGAAGGAGCTGGCACAAACCTATTCCGAGCGCGGGGTCCATCTCGTCGAACGGGCAAAACGTTGGCATTTCGAGACTGCACCCGACCTCGCTCACCTGCTGCGCAAGGAAAAGGAGCAGGTCCGCCGCCTCAGCCGTGCCGCGACCGAGGTCCTTGCGATCATCGCCTATCATGAACCGGTCAGCCGTGCGGAAATCGAATCCATCCGCGGGGTGCAGACATCAGGCGGCACGTTGGACGTCCTCTTGGAAGCGGGCTGGGTGAAAATTGCAGGCCGCCGCGAAGTGCCCGGACGGCCGACCATCTACGCGACAACGCCTGATTTCCTCGACCATTTCGGGCTTGGCAGCCGACGCGATTTGCCGGGTATCTCCGAACTGCGCGCCACCGGCCTGCTCGACCCGGTCGAGGACGCCTATGAAGAGCTGATGGGGCCTGACGAAGAACAAAGCGAACCGCAGGACGCAGCCTGA